A segment of the Carya illinoinensis cultivar Pawnee chromosome 1, C.illinoinensisPawnee_v1, whole genome shotgun sequence genome:
AAAAAGCAATTGGTAATTGAAATTCACAACGGGAAAATACGGGAAAAAAAGATAACCTAGATAACCTGGAGTGTATCAACAGTCACTAAACAAAAGCATAAATCCAGGGAAATAGGGAGTCGGAACCACAATGTGTACATGTAGCATTGACATTACAGTGACAAACAAAAGGTTGATCCCTTGTTCTTCAAACTCATAAACTTTCCCGGATCATCCTGGACCAACTTTGGGAATGTCATAATGTTCACTCATATTTGCCAAATACTGGTTGAAATCCTGAATCCGGTCACGGTGAGATTTATTAGCTGTCTTTGCCAATCTATGAACATCaattctctccctctcctctatatatcgcctttctgcaggAGTGAGATGATCACCATAATGACCAGCCTTTCCATCCTCGCTCAATTTGTTTCCATCATTTACATCATCCTCATTGGGATCAGCTGATAGATCTGCACTTCCACCTgcaccaaataaaaaaaaaaaaattaatgagaaaatGTGTTCATGCATTCAACACTTTGGATGGAAAGATGGAAAAGAACAGGATCAAACAAGATGGTTGTATAATGCAACTGTCGCCAATTTTACCACAGCCCcagttttgatatttaaaaccCCATCTTTGGGCAACAAACATGCTCTACCCTTAACAGAATTCGGCATTTCATTGAAGTCTAATATACAAGCAGTGTTTCCAGATTTCAAAGCATGGCAACAATAGAGCAAATAAATGTCACCACCTTTGActtctaaattattatatttatattcaaaaagTTTTGCAATTGTTATATTTGTCTCAAGGTAGCTtcttcatttttacttttcaagtGGGCACCGCCACCACTACCAATAAAAGGATTATATGGAATTTATCTTGGACTCTACTCATGCAAACAGAAATGATCAAAGAGAAACCTGATCAAGGTCAGTAAATCATTGTTGTTGGAACAGCACAGTGAATCAAAAGCCTGGTATGTGAAAACAATCCTAGCATGATCATCAAAGTAAACGAGAATGGAATCCCAGTTTCCAGATGAAGCATTTTTCAAACCTAGAAAGACTTATCTTAAGCAAGCAAACACTGAAAAGAGAGATATCGGtaaatgatgaa
Coding sequences within it:
- the LOC122313090 gene encoding protein FAM32A-like, with translation MSGYENVVGGKLKLKGKALDVKAGGVKKKKKSKKHQDQLSEVTENELPAGGSADLSADPNEDDVNDGNKLSEDGKAGHYGDHLTPAERRYIEERERIDVHRLAKTANKSHRDRIQDFNQYLANMSEHYDIPKVGPG